Within the Negativicutes bacterium genome, the region TTTGGCTCTACCTTAATGAGCCGTGTTTCTCTCTTCTTGGGTCGGCTGCAGTTCTTATTTTCCGATTGGCTGGGTTTGCTGTAACGGCAAGCCGCGGCCAGGCACAAACAGTCTGAATCAAAAGAGCACCGATGGCAAATGAACTGTCTGCCATCGGTGCTCTTTTATTTTGTCTAGCGAAGCTCATTCACTTTGAATTGGAACAGCTCCGGACGGTTGTAATGTCCGGTCGGGTCCCAGTCGAATTTAGACTGGCTGATTTGATCCAGATCAACTTCAGCGGTAAGAATGCCGGCCCGATCAAATAAAGGTCCCGCCACATACTCACCGTAAGGGTTGATGATGCAGCTGCCGCCCCGGCACATCACTTCCGGTTGGCTTGCGAGATCCTTGTAATATTTCAGATCGGTGGGATACATCGATTTTTCCACATATTGATTGCCGGCAATCACAAAACATCTGCCTTCGAAGGCGATATGCCGCAAGGTCGCCTGATAGACTTCTCTTTGGTCGGCAGTTGGCACGATATAAAGGTTGACACCTTTCAGATACATGGCCATTCTGGCCAAAGGCATATAATTCTCCCAGCAGATCAGAGAACCCATTTTACCGTAGGGTGTCTCGATTACCGTCATGGTTGATCCGTCATCCTCACCCCAAATGACCCGTTCCCCGGCCGTCGGTTTCAACTTTCTGTGCCGGCCTAAATAACCCTCGGGACCAAAGAATAAATTACTGCAATAAAGCGTGCCATCCAGCCCGTTGCCATTCTTTTCGGTCACGCCGATGGAGAGATAAACCTGCAGTTCTTTGGCAAGTTCAGCCAATCTGTCTACATCCGGGCCGGGTACCGCTACTGCATTCTCATAGTATCTCTGGAAGTCTTCTCTGGCTTCGCTGGTCCGACTGCCGATCACCATACCGAAGCTCAGTCCTCTCGGATAGCAGGGAATGAAACTTTCCGGAAAAACAACCAGTTTCGCTCCGCCGGCGGCAGCCTCACGGCTGAGCTGAATTGTCTTTTCCATTGTCTTTGCCAGGCAAAACAGCACCGGCGCTTCCTGAATCACTGCTATTTTCAATCTTCTTTCCATCTTTCACAGCCTCCCTTTCTTTGATACAGTCCCTAACAGCCAAGAATTAATTCTTTACCGCAACTCAACGCAGCGACAGCAGCAAGAAAACACCGCAGGCTGGTTCATTCGAGCTGCCTGTTTTGCAGACCGTTCTCCGGTCTGACTTAGAATTGGTTGCTTGTTCCCTTTTTCATCATCCGATAACGCCAGGCAGCAAGGCATGCGGCAAATACCCAACTTGCCATTTCCACCACCGCGATCACATCGAAACCCAAACGATCCACCAACAGATAGGAGAGCCCCACCCGCATAAACAAAGCTGCAATGGCGCAAGAAGAAACAAAAATCACATCCTTACAGACCTGCAGATAAGCCAGCAATACTTCTTTAATCCTTCTTCCGCTCGCTGACGGTCGGCGGCACCTAAGCTTTGGCCGGTAAAATTGTCACAGCCGCAGCAATATTGGTTGCCGGCAGGACAATCAGTGTGTCGATTTTATAAGCAGTCGTGACCGCGGTGACCGCATCATAACCCAATCCGTTGCGGACATTCTGCAGCAGCAGGCTGCCGCCGGAGGAAAGAAAAGAAAGCAGAACACGCGGCAGGCTGAGCCTTAGGCCTTCCCGGAAAAATCAGCAAATCAATCGCAGCGCGGGAGGGTTGAAATAGAAAGTCCCGCAGCATTTTACGCGTCGCCAGAAGTAAAAGGAAGGCGGAAAGCATCTGTGACAATACAGTTGCCCGGGCCGAACCGGCGATTGCCGCCTGAAATCCCAGCACAAAAATCAGATTCAGGCTGATATTAACGATACTGGTAATGATTAAGGCAGAGAGCGGCGTTTTGCTGTCTCCGAACTATAGCACAGTCACAGTGACTTATCAAGATTTTAGCGCCAAGACAAAAAGGCATACGATCAATGGCTTTGATTGCCGGATTTTTTCTCTTTATCGGCAGAAAATCATTGGATCCAGGCAAAAAAGAGAGGAAGCCAGGCCGCCAGCATAGAAATACAGTCAGAAGCTGACACTTGAATCTGATTCTTCAGTCCGGGCTAAAGCCGGATTCCGATGTATCTCTTTTTTTCCGATTTTGACAACGTCCCGATCAGCTAAAAGCAAAGAAGGATCCTGCATTGGGATTTTTTCACCGTTCAATTGAACAGCCCAGCCGCAGCAGACGCATGAAGTCGCTCTTGCTTAGCACAAAACCGATAGCGATCAGCTGCAAGATGAGATCCGGCAGGTTTGCCCGCTTGGCTGTCAGGCTGAATTTCCGCATAGGGATTTCCTTTTTCGTGAAAGCAGTATCATCCTGGCGCTTTGCGTTTGCCATCCCCTGGCGTTTTTTAGCTATCCAAGCGAAGACTTTTACCAATGATAATGCACCCAGAAGGAGGAACAGACAATGAACGATTCCGCTATGGAAACACTCTTATGCCAAAATATTCCTGATATGATCGAATTCATCCAAAAGTCCGTCCAAATCAAAAGCTATTCCGATCAGGAAGCTGAGTTTGCTCATTTCCTGCTGCGGCAGATGGAGAGGCTTGGATATGAAGAAGTATTGATTGACGCGGTCGGCAATGTGGTGGGACGCATCGGCAGCGGTCAGAAAATCATCCATTTTGATTCTCATTTGGATACCGTGCAAGTCATGGATGCCGAACAATGGCAGGTCGCTCCCTTCAGCGGTAAAATCGTCGACGGCCGGCTCTATGGCCGCGGTTCCGTCGACATGAAATCCGCTCTGGGCGCTTCTGTCTACGCGGCAGCTTTCGCCAAACAATTGGGATACCTGGAAAATAAGACGGTCTATGTCACCGGCAGTATCTGTGAAGAATACTGCGACGGGGAGAATCTGAAACACTTCTATCAGCAATTCGGGCTGAAACCGGATTATGTCATTATCTGCGAACCTTCGAATAACCTGATTTGTCTGGGCCATAAAGGGAAAGCGCAGCTGCGCATCACAACCCACGGCGTCTCTGCCCATGGGTCAGCGCCGGAAAAAGGCATCAACGCGGTTTATGAAATGGCAGAAATCATTCAGCGCGTCGAAGCGCTGAATCAAAAATTGTCGGCTGTGCCTGCGCCGCACGGTACGATCGTTTTATCCGATATCTCCTGCGTCAGCGCCTCGCTCAATGCTGTCCCCAGCGAATGCAGTATTTACCTGGATCGCCGTCTGCCCTGGGGAGAAACCTTAGATCAGGTGGAAGCGGAAATGCGGCAGCTGATCAGCGGAAAAAATGCCTCCTGGCAAGTCGGCACGCTCCGTCACACCACCTGGACAGGTGCCAAGCTGGTCTATCAGCCCATGCATAACCCCTGGCGAATTGATACAGCTCACGAACTGACACGCGTTTGCCGGCAAGCTTATCAATCGGTCTTCGGCAGTCTGCCAACTCAGTATGAGTACTGGGATTTCGGTACCAATGCCATCACACCGGTTGGCATGGGCATTCCAACCATCGGCTTTGGTCCCGGCGATTATAAACTAGCGCACATGCGAGATGAAAACTGTGAGATCAGTCAAATCAACGACGCCTGCAGGATGTATCTGCAGATCATCAAAAAGCTCTGATATCGTCTGTCCTAGATATAACAAACGGGACGACGGCCTCTCGCTTCGAGACAGTTGTCCTGTTTGCTTGTTAGCGTGATTACTCTGCTTGACGATTACTCTGTTGAGCAAAAAAGCCTCTCTCGATCAATTCATGCTGCCAAAAACCGAGGAATGCACAAGCTTCTGCAACCTGAGCGGCATCATTCCGGCAATTTTCCAGTATCGTCAGGCTCAGCGTCTCACCGGAACTCCAATTCAGGCAAATTGCCAGCTGCACAATCAAATAACGGTTTTTGCCGGCTTCGGAAGATAACTTGGCAGCAAGCTGCTCGCCAAGCGATGCTCCTTCCAACTCCAACTTGAGAGTGCCGCCATTTTTATATCGCAAAACCGCAGAGCAGACCAGATCAGACAAGACACCCTGATCAATATCGAGCTCCTGCGGTTTGCCGAAACCTTTATTGACAACGAGTTTTAATTTTGAATCGTCCGGTTTAAAATAGACCGCATACTTATCCTGACCAAATTCATTCTTCTGGAAAGCAAGCGCCGGCAGCGGCAGAAAACCTTCGCTCTGCATCTTGCGAACGAAATTCCGGCGATATTCTTCCGATATTTTCCGATCCGCTTTGCGCTGCCGGGCTTCCCAGGTCGCCAGGAAAAGGCCAAAATATAAGATGCCGCCGCCCATCAGAAAACCCATCAGACAAGTCAGATCAAAGCCGCTGTTGATAACCGCAAAAATATCCATCACACAAATAAATGCGCCAAAAAATGCGATCAAAAGTCCTGGTATCGTTCTGCTCAAACCGTGTTCCTCCCAGCCATATTGTTTCCCTCACCTTTCGGCATGAATCCCGACACATCCTCCCCCTCAAAAGCTGAGCCAGCAAAAATCGT harbors:
- a CDS encoding carbon-nitrogen hydrolase family protein, producing the protein MERRLKIAVIQEAPVLFCLAKTMEKTIQLSREAAAGGAKLVVFPESFIPCYPRGLSFGMVIGSRTSEAREDFQRYYENAVAVPGPDVDRLAELAKELQVYLSIGVTEKNGNGLDGTLYCSNLFFGPEGYLGRHRKLKPTAGERVIWGEDDGSTMTVIETPYGKMGSLICWENYMPLARMAMYLKGVNLYIVPTADQREVYQATLRHIAFEGRCFVIAGNQYVEKSMYPTDLKYYKDLASQPEVMCRGGSCIINPYGEYVAGPLFDRAGILTAEVDLDQISQSKFDWDPTGHYNRPELFQFKVNELR
- a CDS encoding YgeY family selenium metabolism-linked hydrolase, with protein sequence MNDSAMETLLCQNIPDMIEFIQKSVQIKSYSDQEAEFAHFLLRQMERLGYEEVLIDAVGNVVGRIGSGQKIIHFDSHLDTVQVMDAEQWQVAPFSGKIVDGRLYGRGSVDMKSALGASVYAAAFAKQLGYLENKTVYVTGSICEEYCDGENLKHFYQQFGLKPDYVIICEPSNNLICLGHKGKAQLRITTHGVSAHGSAPEKGINAVYEMAEIIQRVEALNQKLSAVPAPHGTIVLSDISCVSASLNAVPSECSIYLDRRLPWGETLDQVEAEMRQLISGKNASWQVGTLRHTTWTGAKLVYQPMHNPWRIDTAHELTRVCRQAYQSVFGSLPTQYEYWDFGTNAITPVGMGIPTIGFGPGDYKLAHMRDENCEISQINDACRMYLQIIKKL